The following proteins are encoded in a genomic region of Brachyspira pilosicoli:
- the licT gene encoding BglG family transcription antiterminator LicT: protein MKIGKILNNNVAVIFEEDGKTEKIVMGKGIAFSKKIGDIIDEEKIDKTFLLENSDNNNKLQQLLKDIPIEYFHAVEKIIEYAKTKTERSLNDFLYITLIDHIYMTVLRSKDGIKIKNIMLWDIKKFYKDEYDIGLKALSIIEKDFNIKLPEDEAGFIALHIVNAQTNSDFNCIDEMGNITKLIQKIVMIVERHFDIKFNEDSVYYNRFLTHLKFFALRLFQKNIYNGKEDEDLLEIVKLKYKDAYECTLKIAEYISLSYFYDISDEEKLYLTIHIEKAKRRE, encoded by the coding sequence ATGAAAATAGGAAAGATACTCAATAATAATGTAGCTGTTATTTTTGAAGAAGATGGCAAAACAGAAAAAATTGTTATGGGAAAAGGTATAGCTTTTTCTAAGAAAATTGGAGATATTATAGACGAAGAAAAAATTGATAAAACTTTTCTATTAGAAAATTCAGATAATAATAATAAATTGCAGCAGCTATTAAAAGATATACCCATAGAATATTTTCATGCAGTAGAAAAAATTATTGAATATGCTAAAACTAAAACTGAAAGAAGTTTAAACGACTTTTTATATATTACTTTAATAGATCATATATACATGACTGTATTAAGAAGTAAAGATGGGATAAAAATAAAAAACATCATGCTTTGGGATATAAAAAAATTTTATAAAGATGAATATGATATAGGCTTAAAGGCTTTGAGTATTATAGAAAAAGATTTTAACATAAAGCTTCCAGAAGATGAGGCAGGTTTTATAGCTTTACACATAGTTAATGCTCAAACCAATAGTGATTTTAATTGTATAGATGAAATGGGAAATATTACAAAACTTATACAAAAAATAGTAATGATAGTAGAAAGACATTTTGATATAAAGTTTAATGAGGATTCTGTTTATTATAATAGATTTTTAACGCATTTAAAATTTTTTGCTTTGAGGCTATTTCAAAAAAATATTTATAATGGTAAGGAAGATGAAGATTTGCTTGAAATAGTTAAATTAAAATATAAAGATGCTTATGAATGCACTTTAAAAATAGCAGAATATATTTCACTTTCTTATTTTTATGATATAAGCGATGAGGAGAAACTGTATTTAACTATACATATAGAAAAAGCAAAAAGGCGTGAGTAA